Proteins from one Enterobacter bugandensis genomic window:
- the soxS gene encoding superoxide response transcriptional regulator SoxS: MSHQQIIQTLIEWIDDHIDQPLNIDVVAKKSGYSKWYLQRMFRTVMHQTLGEYIRQRRLLLAAQALRSTQRPIFDIAMDLGYVSQQTFSRVFRREFDRTPSDYRHQLN, from the coding sequence ATGTCGCATCAGCAAATTATTCAGACACTTATTGAATGGATTGACGATCATATCGACCAACCGTTGAACATTGATGTGGTCGCAAAAAAATCGGGCTATTCGAAATGGTATTTACAGAGAATGTTCCGCACGGTCATGCACCAGACGCTGGGGGAGTACATTCGTCAGCGCAGGCTCCTGCTGGCGGCGCAGGCGTTACGCTCAACGCAGCGGCCGATTTTTGATATCGCGATGGATCTTGGCTATGTCTCGCAACAAACCTTTTCCCGCGTGTTTCGCCGCGAGTTTGACCGTACGCCGAGCGATTATCGCCACCAGTTGAATTAA